A single Acropora palmata chromosome 5, jaAcrPala1.3, whole genome shotgun sequence DNA region contains:
- the LOC141881729 gene encoding uncharacterized protein LOC141881729, with product MNHSCYLPLNVSDQDENSTAELPAAVYVFTPAGYEAKVGLCFMFSAIVVMGLLGNASLLLYLPRKPTNRRDRIYSSRFMKNLNLSLRNLALSGFLASLCLTLTCIQVFFDVFQSGWSCKIVRYFSFVFVFITINIMVVINLEKYLSTRRIPRSFSASAVAKMMNTAWIFGAIAAIVPSSTYEGQRIDLNESHFTVVCRYRPDLYPIPPLSIMIPIQCFAPYIFITFFNVSLFKTMWNRTRKTQACHTANNPLKAKLSLIRIRGLTLLVTITVTNLITTFFFVVFLVYNRIAEPSLDFSTSYVLRYASGFVTHLNSSSNVVVYFVQMKDFRKFLKTLLCPRDKITHDDIVLTGKRPKTQASTVQVQPIKSYESRI from the coding sequence ATGAACCATTCCTGTTATCTTCCTTTGAACGTGTCCGACCAAGACGAAAACTCAACTGCAGAGCTTCCAGCAGCTGTTTACGTCTTTACACCAGCGGGCTACGAGGCGAAGGTCGGACTCTGCTTCATGTTCTCTGCAATCGTAGTAATGGGACTTTTGGGCAATGCCTCACTACTGCTCTACTTGCCAAGGAAACCCACGAATAGAAGAGATCGTATCTACTCCAGCCGCTTCATGAAGAACTTGAATTTGTCACTAAGAAATTTGGCTCTGTCCGGCTTCCTCGCCAGTCTATGTCTTACCCTTACATGCATTCAAGTTTTCTTCGATGTCTTCCAGAGTGGTTGGTCGTGCAAGATAGTgcgatatttttcttttgtgttcgTATTCATCACTATAAACATCATGGTAGTCATAAACCTGGAAAAGTACCTTTCCACCAGAAGAATTCCTCGGTCCTTCAGCGCCTCAGCAGTGGCGAAAATGATGAACACAGCATGGATCTTTGGAGCGATAGCCGCGATAGTGCCTTCATCAACATACGAAGGACAAAGAATAGACTTAAACGAGAGTCATTTCACTGTGGTTTGCAGATATCGACCGGATTTATACCCGATTCCCCCTCTTTCCATAATGATACCAATTCAATGCTTTGCACCGTATATATTCATAACGTTTTTCAACGTTTCTTTGTTCAAGACGATGTGGAATAGAACTCGCAAAACACAAGCATGCCACACGGCCAATAACCCATTGAAAGCCAAATTATCTCTGATACGAATCCGAGGATTAACTCTGCTTGTGACCATCACAGTCACAAATTTGATAACTACTTTCTTCTTTGTCGTATTCTTGGTTTACAATCGGATAGCGGAACCCTCCCTAGACTTTTCGACAAGCTATGTTTTGCGATACGCCAGCGGTTTCGTAACTCACTTGAATAGTTCATCGAATGTTGTAGTTTACTTCGTTCAGATGAAAGACTTCCGGAAATTCTTGAAAACGCTTCTTTGTCCACGAGATAAAATCACACACGATGATATCGTTCTAACTGGAAAACGACCGAAAACACAAGCAAGTACTGTACAAGTTCAACCAATAAAAAGTTACGAGAGTAGGATATAA
- the LOC141881728 gene encoding formimidoyltransferase-cyclodeaminase-like has product MPKIVECVPNFSEGRNKEVIDAIAQAIAVVDGCTLLDVDPGTSTNRTVYTFVGSPESVVEGALNGARCALQLIDMRSHHGEHKRLGALDVCPFIPVQGVTMDECVKCAKLFGERAAQELAIPVYLYGYASEKEYRKTVPQIRAGEYEGLSEKIKKEEWKPDYGPLEFLPSWGATIAGARKFLIAYNINILGTKEQAHRLALNLRTQGRGVDKPGRLQEVQGMGWYLDEANLAQVSLNLLDYEKTNIQTAFEECSKDAKELKLAVCGSQIVGLVPLGAMLSAADYFIEKENLFILNEDQKIRLVTERLGLSSVTLFDPKTRIIEYLVGGADDGPLVSLPLRQFIYSLGSRSSAPGGGSASAAIAAMGVALATMVGWLTYGNKKFESLDSQMRCLIPPLRQAMLDFIPMIDADTNAFSGFMEAKKLPKTTPEEEEIREKALQEGLRDAVQVPLQVIRTATEVWKPMLELAEVGNVNSKSDLQVGARILETAVWGAFYNVEINLKDISDEAFNKQVFEEAQSSLEIAQEKCREILNVLEKRKF; this is encoded by the exons ATGCCCAAAATCGTAGAATGTGTTCCGAACTTTTCCGAAGGACGAAATAAAGAAGTGATCGATGCGATAGCACAAGCTATTGCTGTAGTAGATGGTTGTACGCTTCTCGACGTGGACCCTGGCACATCCACGAATAGAACTGTTTACACGTTTGTTGGTTCCCCAGAGAGTGTGGTAGAAGGCGCTCTGAACGGAGCAAGGTGTGCTCTGCAGCTGATCGATATGCGAAGCCATCATG GAGAACACAAAAGACTTGGGGCACTGGATGTTTGTCCATTCATCCCCGTTCAGGGTGTGACCATGGATGAGTGTGTTAAATGTGCAAAATTGTTTGGTGAAAGGGCGGCTCAAGAACTTGCTATCCCAG TTTACTTGTATGGTTATGCATCAGAGAAAGAATACAGGAAAACAGTGCCACAAATCAGGGCAGGGGAATATGAAGGACTTTCCGAAAAG ATCAAGAAAGAAGAATGGAAGCCAGATTATGGCCCATTGGAGTTCCTTCCCTCATGGGGGGCCACTATAGCTGGAGCAAGAAAGTTTTTGATTGCATACAATATTAACATCTtaggaacaaaagaacaagCTCATCGACTGGCTTTGAACCTGCGAACACAAGGAAGAGGAGTCGACAAG CCTGGTCGTCTACAAGAAGTGCAAGGCATGGGATGGTACCTGGATGAAGCAAACCTAGCACAGGTGTCATTAAACCTGTTGGATTATGAAAAGACCAACATACAAACTGCTTTTGAAGAATGTTCAAAGGATGCAAAG GAATTAAAGCTTGCAGTTTGCGGATCACAAATTGTTGGTCTTGTGCCTCTTGGTGCCATGCTGTCAGCTGCAGATTACTtcattgaaaaggaaaatctcTTCATACTTAACGAAGATCAAAAGATTCGATTG GTTACAGAAAGACTTGGACTGAGCTCTGTTACTCTCTTTGATCCTAAAACGAGAATAATCGA GTACCTGGTAGGAGGTGCTGACGATGGACCATTGGTGTCGTTACCTTTGCGACAATTTATCTATAGTCTCGGATCGCGCTCGTCTGCTCCCGGAGGGGGTTCGGCATCTGCTGCCATCGCAGCCATG GGCGTTGCTTTGGCAACTATGGTAGGCTGGCTCACCTACGGCAACAAGAAATTCGAATCGCTAGATTCACAGATGAGATGTTTAATCCCTCCACTGAGACAAGCGATGCTGGATTTTATACCAATGATTGATGCCGATACCAACGCATTTAGTGGATTTATG GAAGCAAAGAAACTCCCAAAAACCACACCCGAGGAGGAAGAAAT ACGCGAGAAGGCCTTACAAGAAGGACTCAGAGACGCTGTGCAAGTTCCCCTTCAAGTGATCAGAACAGCGACTGAAGTGTGGAAGCCGATGCTAGAGCTTGCGGAAGTCGGAAACGTCAACAGCAAATCTGATCTACAG GTTGGAGCTCGAATTCTGGAAACTGCCGTCTGGGGAGCATTTTACAACGTTGAAATCAACTTGAAGGACATTTCCGATGAAGCGTTTAACAAACAG GTTTTTGAGGAAGCGCAGTCTTCTTTGGAAATAGCACAAGAGAAATGCCGAGAAATATTAAACGTCCTCGAAAAACGAAAGTTTTGA
- the LOC141881726 gene encoding RPA-related protein RADX-like isoform X1, which translates to MMADNGLLLTVGCISRIKSIAEEHGTQETFKVQVLDIFRYIIDKSFPIVSPDFSDAFDVMITDGRFKTKCLLATALNFLVYEHKLRKGSVVSITECTSLIDEESLEQSPCVILQSVEISDFVAQTNTQDSSECIPFCGNATENERQDLPLLGCRGYYLPLWNDDDFFGSKWLSDPDLNLASPISHAITIADLDSFWKTLPRPFPALIGRIVGKARLNHYGKSSDDKRRYPYQAYVEIEDRTATISVCIWDSMCVLLFNYLQVGDVVAILNYRVSRKFAPRSNAVYPTSGAVKIEISVNPSNPVAEIYKLPPEDLGPEWKLPGVPYRFVERKNLASYSPGLIFDVVGTVMFVSREIRERKGTSSSFWTSKWVHLKDGTSSLPFILQLYACSQPAMFESIEVGNILVGARMLLKIQAQDSKHRKHCFVTSTRETQLYVLKKPSDAINRPFSGSDVLDRAIKWRQSLEAKQLLRDSYSGGYYHFPPLTDSLESYKRTLSPEKPMDLITTVNLGFVLREIHYRERVRLHVQAIVVALEFVPFASNEISSTQTSGESGRSQLSLSCEHHVADEKVQPSTSPLPRNQSSEKAYFLHHFGLQTKRLPRYFTTKPSSETRGQSVVMGRRNRDQNCVVTDKSPTAGKNSLQSSTQESRCSAERKKLNEIKTSRMQTRNMKKLAEYDADSENELTDAIDKSRSASGEGVKRVLPNRRCKKVGPKRESGKAKLKYEADENIPPPRKRKGKRKGGHLPRKVKKELATPKTEPPLCEARREKNWKQIQQISMNIEQEISQINEDKERRNSLEMTQPAENYFPFRILDETWPTMQADMPHLGLWSPSCHADTFAKFCSRELTKTRAVPTADGQGFVNSDGYWRLMIIGLNRKTVINAIFMPEVPQKTADVSEKPEDGAFLSALATGAFPSWFPVETLLERAKEELSGRRMVFVLDVYSHGEERVEIVVNRAY; encoded by the exons ATGATGGCGGATAATGGCTTGTTACTAACTGTTGGTTGTATTTCGCGGATTAAAAGCATTGCAGAGGAACATGGAACGCAAGAGACATTTAAGGTCCAAGTGTTGGATATTTTTAGGTACATCATTGACAAGAGCTTTCCTATTGTGTCCCCAGATTTCTCAGACGCTTTCGACGTTATGATCACCGATGGtcgtttcaaaacaaaatgcttGTTGGCAACAGCTTTGAACTTTCTCGTTTACGAGCACAAACTAAGGAAAGGCTCCGTTGTGTCTATCACTGAATGCACTTCTTTGATAGACGAAGAATCCCTAGAGCAATCGCCTTGTGTAATTCTCCAGAGCGTCGAGATTTCAGATTTTGTAGCTCAAACTAACACACAGGACAGTTCCGAGTGTATTCCATTTTGTGGCAACGCAACTGAAAACGAAAGGCAAGATCTGCCTTTATTAGGTTGCCGTGGGTACTATTTACCTTTGTGGAACGACGACGATTTTTTTGGATCAAAATGGCTCAGCGATCCTGATTTAAATCTTGCCAGTCCGATAAGTCACGCGATCACAATCGCCGATCTCGATTCCTTTTGGAAAACTCTTCCGAGACCGTTTCCGGCCTTGATCGGCAGGATCGTTGGCAAAGCAAGGCTAAATCACTACGGAAAATCATCCGACGATAAACGAAGATACCCCTACCAAGCCTACGTAGAAATTGAAGATCGAACTGCTACTATATCCGTCTGTATTTGGGATTCCATGTGTGTTTTGCTCTTCAACTATCTACAAGTGGGTGACGTTGTAGCGATCTTAAACTATcgcgtttctcgaaagtttgCTCCTCGAAGCAATGCTGTTTACCCTACAAGCGGTGCAGTTAAGATTGAAATATCTGTGAATCCCTCAAATCCGGTAGCAGAAATATATAAATTGCCTCCTGAAGATCTGGGTCCAGAGTGGAAATTACCAGGTGTCCCGTACAG GTTTGTCGAAAGGAAAAATCTGGCTAGCTATTCACCAGGATTGATATTTGATGTCGTTGGAACTGTGATGTTTGTCAGCCGTGAAATCCGAGAGAGAAAAGGAACCAGCTCTTCATTTTGGACTTCAAAATGGGTTCATCTTAAAGATG GAACAAGCTCTTTGCCTTTCATCCTTCAACTTTATGCCTGTTCCCAGCCGGCGATGTTTGAGTCCATTGAAGTAGGAAACATACTGGTTGGTGCTCGCATGCTACTCAAAATACAGGCCCAAGATTCCAAACATCGGAAGCATTGCTTCGTCACTTCAACCCGAGAAACGCAGCTCTACGTTCTTAAAAAGCCTTCCGATGCTATCAACAGGCCATTCTCGGGCTCCGATGTCCTCGATCGGGCCATCAAATGGCGGCAATCTTTGGAGGCTAAACAGCTGCTGCGAGATTCTTACAGCGGAGGATATTACCATTTTCCACCATTGACAGACTCGCTCGAGTCGTACAAGAGAACGTTGTCTCCAGAAAAGCCCATGGATTTGATCACAACAGTGAACCTAGGATTTGTGTTGAGGGAGATACATTATCGCGAACGCGTCCGACTGCACGTTCAAGCCATCGTTGTCGCGTTAGAATTCGTTCCTTTTGCGAGCAACGAAATCTCTTCGACGCAAACATCCGGGGAAAGTGGTCGATCGCAACTAAGCCTTAGTTGTGAGCATCACGTTGCCGATGAAAAAGTTCAGCCTTCGACATCACCTCTTCCCAGGAACCAATCGAGTGAGAAAGCGTATTTTCTTCACCACTTTGGTTTGCAAACAAAGAGACTTCCTCGTTACTTCACTACGAAGCCATCTTCGGAGACCCGTGGGCAGTCAGTCGTAATGGGACGAAGAAATCGCGACCAGAATTGTGTTGTGACAGACAAAAGCCCTACTG CTGGCAAGAATTCTTTACAGTCTTCAACTCAAGAAAGCAGGTGCAGCGCAGAGCGAAAGAAACTCAACGAAATTAAAACAAGTCGAATGCAAA CGCGCAATATGAAAAAATTAGCCGAATATGATGCTGACAGCGAGAATGAATTGACGGATGCCATTGATAAATCAAGGAGCGCTTCGGGCGAAGGTGTGAAAAGAGTTCTTCCCAACAGAAGATGTAAAAAAG ttggTCCTAAACGTGAAAGTGGGAAGGCCAAACTAAAATACGAGGCTGATGAGAATATACCTCCGCCGAGAAAACGGAAGGGAAAAAGGAAAGGGGGCCATCTCCCGAGAAAAGTGAAGAAAGAACTGGCGACGCCAAAAACCGAACCACCTCTCTGTGAAGCAAGGAGAGAGAAGAACTGgaaacaaattcaacaaatATCAATGAATATAGAACAAGAAATTTCTCAGATAAAtgaagacaaagaaagaagGAACTCCCTCGAGATGACCCAACCCGCGGAGAACTACTTTCCCTTCAGGATTTTAGATGAAACTTGGCCGACAATGCAGGCAGACATGCCACATCTTGGCTTATGGAGTCCTAGCTGTCATGCCGATACCTTTGCGAAATTTTGTAGTCGGGAACTTACGAAGACACGAGCAGTCCCCACCGCCGATGGCCAAGGGTTCGTAAACAGCGATGGATACTGGCGGCTGATGATCATAGGTTTGAATCGGAAAACAGTTATCAACGCTATTTTCATGCCCGAAGTGCCTCAGAAAACTGCTGATGTGTCGGAAAAACCCGAAGACGGCGCTTTCTTGTCTGCGTTGGCTACAGGAGCTTTTCCAAGCTGGTTCCCTGTGGAAACGCTTTTAGAGCGCGCAAAGGAAGAGCTGAGTGGAAGAAGAATGGTTTTCGTATTGGATGTATACAGTCACGGGGAGGAAAGAGTAGAAATAGTTGTAAACAGGGCTTATTGA
- the LOC141881726 gene encoding RPA-related protein RADX-like isoform X2 has protein sequence MMADNGLLLTVGCISRIKSIAEEHGTQETFKVQVLDIFRYIIDKSFPIVSPDFSDAFDVMITDGRFKTKCLLATALNFLVYEHKLRKGSVVSITECTSLIDEESLEQSPCVILQSVEISDFVAQTNTQDSSECIPFCGNATENERQDLPLLGCRGYYLPLWNDDDFFGSKWLSDPDLNLASPISHAITIADLDSFWKTLPRPFPALIGRIVGKARLNHYGKSSDDKRRYPYQAYVEIEDRTATISVCIWDSMCVLLFNYLQVGDVVAILNYRVSRKFAPRSNAVYPTSGAVKIEISVNPSNPVAEIYKLPPEDLGPEWKLPGVPYRFVERKNLASYSPGLIFDVVGTVMFVSREIRERKGTSSSFWTSKWVHLKDGTSSLPFILQLYACSQPAMFESIEVGNILVGARMLLKIQAQDSKHRKHCFVTSTRETQLYVLKKPSDAINRPFSGSDVLDRAIKWRQSLEAKQLLRDSYSGGYYHFPPLTDSLESYKRTLSPEKPMDLITTVNLGFVLREIHYRERVRLHVQAIVVALEFVPFASNEISSTQTSGESGRSQLSLSCEHHVADEKVQPSTSPLPRNQSTGKNSLQSSTQESRCSAERKKLNEIKTSRMQTRNMKKLAEYDADSENELTDAIDKSRSASGEGVKRVLPNRRCKKVGPKRESGKAKLKYEADENIPPPRKRKGKRKGGHLPRKVKKELATPKTEPPLCEARREKNWKQIQQISMNIEQEISQINEDKERRNSLEMTQPAENYFPFRILDETWPTMQADMPHLGLWSPSCHADTFAKFCSRELTKTRAVPTADGQGFVNSDGYWRLMIIGLNRKTVINAIFMPEVPQKTADVSEKPEDGAFLSALATGAFPSWFPVETLLERAKEELSGRRMVFVLDVYSHGEERVEIVVNRAY, from the exons ATGATGGCGGATAATGGCTTGTTACTAACTGTTGGTTGTATTTCGCGGATTAAAAGCATTGCAGAGGAACATGGAACGCAAGAGACATTTAAGGTCCAAGTGTTGGATATTTTTAGGTACATCATTGACAAGAGCTTTCCTATTGTGTCCCCAGATTTCTCAGACGCTTTCGACGTTATGATCACCGATGGtcgtttcaaaacaaaatgcttGTTGGCAACAGCTTTGAACTTTCTCGTTTACGAGCACAAACTAAGGAAAGGCTCCGTTGTGTCTATCACTGAATGCACTTCTTTGATAGACGAAGAATCCCTAGAGCAATCGCCTTGTGTAATTCTCCAGAGCGTCGAGATTTCAGATTTTGTAGCTCAAACTAACACACAGGACAGTTCCGAGTGTATTCCATTTTGTGGCAACGCAACTGAAAACGAAAGGCAAGATCTGCCTTTATTAGGTTGCCGTGGGTACTATTTACCTTTGTGGAACGACGACGATTTTTTTGGATCAAAATGGCTCAGCGATCCTGATTTAAATCTTGCCAGTCCGATAAGTCACGCGATCACAATCGCCGATCTCGATTCCTTTTGGAAAACTCTTCCGAGACCGTTTCCGGCCTTGATCGGCAGGATCGTTGGCAAAGCAAGGCTAAATCACTACGGAAAATCATCCGACGATAAACGAAGATACCCCTACCAAGCCTACGTAGAAATTGAAGATCGAACTGCTACTATATCCGTCTGTATTTGGGATTCCATGTGTGTTTTGCTCTTCAACTATCTACAAGTGGGTGACGTTGTAGCGATCTTAAACTATcgcgtttctcgaaagtttgCTCCTCGAAGCAATGCTGTTTACCCTACAAGCGGTGCAGTTAAGATTGAAATATCTGTGAATCCCTCAAATCCGGTAGCAGAAATATATAAATTGCCTCCTGAAGATCTGGGTCCAGAGTGGAAATTACCAGGTGTCCCGTACAG GTTTGTCGAAAGGAAAAATCTGGCTAGCTATTCACCAGGATTGATATTTGATGTCGTTGGAACTGTGATGTTTGTCAGCCGTGAAATCCGAGAGAGAAAAGGAACCAGCTCTTCATTTTGGACTTCAAAATGGGTTCATCTTAAAGATG GAACAAGCTCTTTGCCTTTCATCCTTCAACTTTATGCCTGTTCCCAGCCGGCGATGTTTGAGTCCATTGAAGTAGGAAACATACTGGTTGGTGCTCGCATGCTACTCAAAATACAGGCCCAAGATTCCAAACATCGGAAGCATTGCTTCGTCACTTCAACCCGAGAAACGCAGCTCTACGTTCTTAAAAAGCCTTCCGATGCTATCAACAGGCCATTCTCGGGCTCCGATGTCCTCGATCGGGCCATCAAATGGCGGCAATCTTTGGAGGCTAAACAGCTGCTGCGAGATTCTTACAGCGGAGGATATTACCATTTTCCACCATTGACAGACTCGCTCGAGTCGTACAAGAGAACGTTGTCTCCAGAAAAGCCCATGGATTTGATCACAACAGTGAACCTAGGATTTGTGTTGAGGGAGATACATTATCGCGAACGCGTCCGACTGCACGTTCAAGCCATCGTTGTCGCGTTAGAATTCGTTCCTTTTGCGAGCAACGAAATCTCTTCGACGCAAACATCCGGGGAAAGTGGTCGATCGCAACTAAGCCTTAGTTGTGAGCATCACGTTGCCGATGAAAAAGTTCAGCCTTCGACATCACCTCTTCCCAGGAACCAATCGA CTGGCAAGAATTCTTTACAGTCTTCAACTCAAGAAAGCAGGTGCAGCGCAGAGCGAAAGAAACTCAACGAAATTAAAACAAGTCGAATGCAAA CGCGCAATATGAAAAAATTAGCCGAATATGATGCTGACAGCGAGAATGAATTGACGGATGCCATTGATAAATCAAGGAGCGCTTCGGGCGAAGGTGTGAAAAGAGTTCTTCCCAACAGAAGATGTAAAAAAG ttggTCCTAAACGTGAAAGTGGGAAGGCCAAACTAAAATACGAGGCTGATGAGAATATACCTCCGCCGAGAAAACGGAAGGGAAAAAGGAAAGGGGGCCATCTCCCGAGAAAAGTGAAGAAAGAACTGGCGACGCCAAAAACCGAACCACCTCTCTGTGAAGCAAGGAGAGAGAAGAACTGgaaacaaattcaacaaatATCAATGAATATAGAACAAGAAATTTCTCAGATAAAtgaagacaaagaaagaagGAACTCCCTCGAGATGACCCAACCCGCGGAGAACTACTTTCCCTTCAGGATTTTAGATGAAACTTGGCCGACAATGCAGGCAGACATGCCACATCTTGGCTTATGGAGTCCTAGCTGTCATGCCGATACCTTTGCGAAATTTTGTAGTCGGGAACTTACGAAGACACGAGCAGTCCCCACCGCCGATGGCCAAGGGTTCGTAAACAGCGATGGATACTGGCGGCTGATGATCATAGGTTTGAATCGGAAAACAGTTATCAACGCTATTTTCATGCCCGAAGTGCCTCAGAAAACTGCTGATGTGTCGGAAAAACCCGAAGACGGCGCTTTCTTGTCTGCGTTGGCTACAGGAGCTTTTCCAAGCTGGTTCCCTGTGGAAACGCTTTTAGAGCGCGCAAAGGAAGAGCTGAGTGGAAGAAGAATGGTTTTCGTATTGGATGTATACAGTCACGGGGAGGAAAGAGTAGAAATAGTTGTAAACAGGGCTTATTGA
- the LOC141881161 gene encoding polypeptide N-acetylgalactosaminyltransferase 13-like — MKLTYSTRRRYVIVTIFFTSLFWLTIELVILSYTNNLNAELSQLPGEWNQRHEKPQRTRDISGDVLIPIEDFRTLYSAMLTVKPGAPGEEGKAVYNNKNDADEEGKEREGYRKYSFNELASSKISLERSIPDNRPSECLDLKYSSNLPRASVVVIFHNEAWSTLLRTVHTVLARSPPDFLKDIILVDDSSNFDSYPHLNEKLESYISRLPKVKLIRAKTRQGLIRARLIGAKEAKGDVLVFLDSHCETNYGWLEPLLARIAQNRTIVVTPDIEVVDFKTFSYAQGKGGYNRGIFNWELTFKWRALPDYERKRRKSDADPIRSPTMAGGLFAIDRSYFYEIGSYDTEMSYWGGENVEISFRIWMCGGSLEILPCSKVGHVFRESQPYKIAEGAIDKNNMRLAEVWMDEFKEIFYAMKPQLKEKSFGDVSGRKALREKLKCKSFKWYLDNIIPELNIPDMYPYGRGEVRNLGTNQCLDTLAKNEPGGEPGMYMCHGMGNNQFFMYTKKDEFWHDELCLDLISPGSKVKLYTCHEQGGNQKWSHQRDGTIRHSHHNVCLDVIEGSNLVVRACDVSKLNQKWRFSSYPMSERTNNGESHIL; from the exons ATGAAGCTGACTTACTCAACTAGAAGGAGATATGTTATCGTTACGATATTTTTCACGTCGCTGTTTTGGCTAACCATTGAGCTCGTAATCTTGAGCTACACCAATAATTTAAACGCTGAGTTGTCGCAACTTCCTGGAGAGTGGAATCAGCGCCACGAGAAACCACAACGAACTCGCGACATCTCAGGTGACGTGTTGATACCAATTGAAGATTTCAGAACTTTGTACTCGGCTATGCTAACCGTCAAACCCGGTGCACCTGGGGAGGAAGGGAAAGCTGTTTATAATAACAAAAACGATGCCGACGAAGAAGGCAAAGAAAGAGAAGGATACAGAAAGTATAGCTTCAATGAACTCGCCAGTTCCAAGATATCGTTGGAGAGATCGATCCCCGATAATCGGCCATCGGA ATGCCTCGACCTCAAATATTCTTCAAATCTTCCAAGGGCCAGTGTAGTCGTAATATTCCATAATGAGGCGTGGTCAACGTTGCTGCGCACAGTTCATACAGTACTGGCTCGATCTCCGCCGGATTTTCTGAAGGATATCATTTTGGTGGACGATAGCAGCAACTTCGATTCATACC CTCATCTCAACGAAAAGCTGGAATCGTACATAAGTCGTTTGCCTAAAGTAAAGCTCATCAGGGCGAAGACTCGACAAGGTCTAATCCGCGCAAGGCTGATTGGCGCGAAGGAGGCAAAGGGAGACGTGCTCGTTTTTCTCGATTCTCATTGTGAAACTAACTACGGTTGGCTAGAACCGCTGCTCGCCAGGATCGCACAGAACAGAACTATTGTGGTTACTCCAGATATTGAGGTTGTGGATTTCAAGACGTTTTCTTATGCGCAAGGCAAAGGAGGCTACAATAGAGGCATTTTCAATTGGGAATTGACATTTAAATGGCGAGCGCTGCCGGATTATGAGCGAAAGCGAAGAAAAAGCGACGCTGATCCTATCAG GTCGCCTACAATGGCAGGAGGGCTGTTTGCTATTGACAGGTCGTACTTCTACGAAATTGGCTCTTACGATACCGAAATGTCCTATTGGGGAGGCGAAAACGTCGAAATTTCATTTCGA ATTTGGATGTGTGGGGGGTCCCTAGAAATCCTGCCTTGCTCCAAGGTAGGTCACGTGTTCAGGGAGAGTCAGCCCTACAAGATTGCCGAGGGTGCGATCGACAAGAATAACATGAGACTTGCAGAAGTATGGATGGATGAATTTAAAGAAATATTCTACGCCATGAAGCCACAACTGAAGGAAAAATCATTCGGAGACGTCTCAGGGCGTAAGGCTCTccgtgaaaaattaaaatgcaaaagttttaAGTGGTATCTGGATAACATTATTCCAGAATTGAACATACCGGATATGTATCCctatggcagaggcgag GTTCGCAACCTTGGTACAAACCAGTGTTTAGACACTTTAGCAAAAAATGAACCAGGTGGGGAGCCAGGGATGTATATGTGTCATGGAATGGGAAATAATCAG TTTTTCATGTACACAAAGAAAGATGAGTTCTGGCACGACGAACTTTGCTTGGATCTCATCAGTCCAGGGAGCAAAGTGAAACTATACACCTGCCATGAGCAAGGTGGGAATCAAAAGTGGAGTCACCAGCGG GACGGCACTATCCGCCATTCCCACCATAATGTCTGTCTCGACGTTATCGAAGGATCAAACCTGGTTGTACGAGCATGTGACGTTAGCAAACTTAACCAAAAATGGAGATTTAGCTCTTACCCAATGTCAGAAAGGACAAATAATGGTGAATCACATATTTTATAG